One segment of Mugil cephalus isolate CIBA_MC_2020 chromosome 14, CIBA_Mcephalus_1.1, whole genome shotgun sequence DNA contains the following:
- the hivep1 gene encoding zinc finger protein 40 isoform X1, with translation MPRTKQNHPKNLKDKIEEAQKELKDPKGPEKGLSESSRRNADNIKGLKRKKVVAENQLKKIPKSPVKKPLQVKTSETILHGSSSQETTPSCSSSSNSPSHNPATSPSGKRDAQYAQPVAASPERGSFSTDAERLKQEKTSLEATDGEECSLITAEVTQPKGSESQDPSFEGEPYHSSAPLDVLLKAMEPDFSTLAERKHSLQATAIAKPAAALHAQSSGEVTTMPAVNIGLQTQPSHMQTYYIDKQGNFIGIAAPLQGNVQTSTQGNSPLAATQFMPIASNPEKPSLHMNFSTGPSTITHAPVPSGSNALPQSQPPVVHTCQSLSASVPSTIQVPVTPGNNQVQMTTVVNFNAEQVSKDQKPKKPGKYVCEYCKRACAKPSVLLKHIRSHTGERPYPCVTCGFSFKTKSNLYKHKKSHAHAIKLGLIARSESGGGSLSQESDKAAGTHSEAEDSGDSDEEGSTADLDPDSSQSSVAALSETSLQGVYTTQASHGEADSSGVFESIKSSPGQRAHEPKVTAALPKVVVYPVNVSPLRADSPRVTGAAPEQAAAQRQRDFQTANLRSSITVLSSLKEVDGTNPSLDTVSEDEDQQCKSPLLSGHAQLQRQQATDFSQQQQPKCLLSPRSLGSTDSGYFSRSESADQAMSPPSPFVKITPPVDIDIAKNLPNVPAVVATVMHVATEQRPRATEGQMRPPLEASARSLEEHISKLISDNEAVVDNKQLDSVKPRRTSLSRRGSIDSPKSYIFKDSFQFDLKPIGRRSSSSSDIPKSPFTPTDKSKPVFLLSVPSQYPPMDCLPITRSNSMPTTPGHSVVPLNVPPTPHPLRIYHSFDDKISSLNDDVFSSAPSTPNPAIHPRTLVRQVAVEDFSTTEGHCLPTVRSMDEGYHGPSNSAELMQRSRSFEHNQDRNRKPQQNKGTMYECETCRNRYRKLENFQKHKKYYCSELHGPKNKPTPVKETEQDVLHVSVQQPMVARSTGGPGILDQQTSIRKRRKMKSVGDEDDQSPTDTIPPCSVSFELPSAMTNRTFSQPPLIVDIQPKNNQSKLPQIQLVARGVNAADSRLSPIRETQMSTSTKGEMQRQGSGTSVIRHTNSLSRPNSFETESIDRVSPVDSMEKDSLNKSKTDVTAGVSADSYHEKISHPKSVDYGKQRKEQSTDGTVAAAVESSTPVHQSRLVRQNNIQVPEILVTEEPDREHETQTTEPGDKPADQFSWPQRSESLSKLPAEKLPPKKKRIRLAQMDHSSGESSFESSLTQSLSRDSSLSRCSSISASFDRDEPSRSESPSRGECVGKIPEPHCLPAAFNTLGVPGIMRRAASEQITCTQPSVEISCDYRSKSFDCGNVSPSRSLSPVGQPKSAQISQVPLIERRRGPLVRQMSLKIGPESQQPVRKAVQPLDKPLIANVSSFTHNRSHQIHIANRRAIAQPFILQTGEAPLQKNEQMVQSINLGSPTQQAQVHGLPHPWHQTSRVQICQKLQKPLNQISVCRENIKNKPVDSEEKKSFVPKYQLQCPALRTSQTFSFSSTQGTQIALPVLTIPIANPMLNISKSSDAIQNVYVAQHNQQSSDIKTQTVVLSGEQQRDLFDQTHTGALPLPQILITHEQMHLPPSMSSKNLLPSSHSVEGDTHAVPTAKTDRTQTVSTHNHTGEPTPSLGSLHCTQKLASVTLCPQQEPTASSKRMLSPANSLDIYMEKHQKRAKDEHGVACLTDGRSVNYLNSKMSEVTRQRKLTLVRQVCTTEPVDSPIETEAPPLPQVKSDGEKDSEATDDVKPMSPDSTGLEKDTRTVIHEETGPALNTTPGSQGTSMPSNNTLKAQEKAEESRWTPSKSPIRPSSFHGGQVKLTTSVSVVNTKDSHRLSFPSLKTATTFTWCFLMKRKPLHVPQTDFKTSAYASWTVNPNNPNPLGLPTKVVMSLFDSKQSTKKIHYTSAIKTCGKSDILSYSGKLKEVMSKVPITQKSVSVETRSKVQPETQASNDSDKDLASATEPRRVKIFDGGYKSNEEYVYVRGRGRGKYICEECGIRCKKPSMLRKHIRTHSDVRPYHCVHCNFSFKTKGNLTKHMKSKAHSKKCMEMGVPEGLIEDQDAEDSGDRSQVSSADRQDSDGDDSDGPDDEENDDNEEEEEDSQAESGLSTNPSVSASPQHIPSKEADIPPSALLAQMSISTVSLSLSQPPAPESHTSDSESVPMMSPVSLSKQISISGSCYSPMPFPSSPPPPPVTTTTTSDSYTSDTESVHMMSPVSPCRQMSIDYPDFDVPPSPPVPGKGSKLGQDTSTPPAVATSESSIPVDRSTQTSSYVSQVPTHFPLQGVSQTPGTETHLFSHLPLHSQQPSRSSYSMVPVGGIQLVPAGLAAYSTFVPIQAGPVQLTIPAVSVIHRNTSPLPAPNTPPQPESLQTQPLVVQEPVSSVVPCFPLGQVAGLQAQTIQQVGLETLNLMGLTNTGLASTQLLPQQGLTLNATLGLQVLAANPTSQNSTGPQTHVPGLQIVNIALPALIPSLSPLSALSPLPGSSERQGSPEAPGGLQPSQNEHGLGSAPPCAPLKVSSSPELTLGSSSSSNSSSRLSPGVSGGAELAQTVEREERGKSPQQQQQHPSPAPQRQAESPKQLTAEGANDPAPLRQPPVTSWHKATDDYNEASSDDEDRLVIAT, from the exons ATAAAATTGAGGAGGCACAGAAGGAGCTTAAAGATCCCAAAGGCCCAGAGAAAG GGCTTTCTGAAAGCAGTCGAAGAAATGCAGATAACATAAAAGGCCTCAAGAGGAAAAAGGTTGTTGCAGAGAATCAACTTAAGAAAATCCCCAAATCTCCAGTGAAGAAGCCCCTGCAAGTGAAAACATCTGAAACTATTCTCCACGGGTCATCGTCCCAGGAAACTACaccttcctgctcctcctcttccaacAGTCCTTCCCACAACCCTGCCACATCACCCAGTGGAAAAAGAGACGCACAGTATGCCCAACCAGTTGCAGCGTCCCCTGAGAGGGGGTCATTTTCCACGGATGCTGAAAGGTTAAAGCAGGAGAAAACGTCACTTGAGGCCACAGATGGTGAGGAGTGCTCTTTGATTACTGCTGAAGTGACCCAGCCCAAAGGGAGCGAGAGCCAGGACCCCAGCTTTGAGGGAGAACCCTACCACAGCAGTGCTCCGCTTGATGTCCTACTTAAGGCCATGGAGCCTGACTTTAGTACTCTGGCTGAGAGGAAACACTCCTTGCAGGCCACAGCCATTGCTAAaccagctgcagctcttcatgcTCAAAGCAGTGGTGAAGTAACAACAATGCCAGCTGTCAACATTGGTCTCCAGACGCAACCTTCCCACATGCAGACCTACTACATTGACAAACAAGGCAACTTTATTGGCATTGCAGCACCACTACAGGGAAATGTGCAGACGTCCACACAGGGTAACTCTCCGCTTGCTGCAACACAGTTTATGCCCATTGCGTCAAACCCAGAAAAGCCTAGCCTGCACATGAACTTTAGTACTGGACCATCCACTATAACCCATGCCCCTGTTCCTTCCGGCTCCAATGCTTTGCCGCAAAGCCAACCACCAGTTGTGCACACATGCCAGTCCCTCTCTGCAAGTGTTCCCAGCACCATTCAGGTCCCAGTTACACCGGGTAACAACCAGGTCCAGATGACCACTGTAGTGAACTTTAATGCTGAACAGGTTTCTAAAGACCAAAAACCTAAGAAGCCAGGAAAGTATGTTTGTGAGTACTGTAAACGGGCGTGTGCAAAACCCAGTGTGCTGCTCAAACACATCAGGTCTCACACAGGAGAGAGGCCATATCCCTGTGTTACATGTGGCTTCTCGTTTAAAACCAAGAGCAACCTGTACAAGCACAAGAAATCACATGCTCATGCTATAAAACTGGGTCTCATTGCACGCTCTGAATCTGGAGGTGGGTCGCTATCTCAAGAATCTGATAAAGCCGCCGGAACGCATTCAGAGGCAGAGGACAGCGGGGACAGCGATGAGGAAGGTAGCACTGCAGACTTGGACCCTGACTCGTCGCAGAGCAGCGTGGCAGCTTTGTCTGAAACTAGTTTACAGGGTGTGTACACAACACAAGCAAGCCATGGAGAAGCAGACTCATCGGGTGTGTTTGAGTCAATCAAATCATCCCCGGGTCAGAGGGCACACGAGCCTAAAGTGACGGCAGCTCTTCCAAAAGTTGTCGTGTACCCAGTAAATGTCTCGCCTCTGAGGGCGGACAGTCCGAGAGTTACAGGCGCAGCACCTGAGCAAGCTGCAGCACAACGGCAACGAGACTTCCAAACTGCAAATCTGAGGTCGAGCATCACAGTCCTGTCGTCTCTGAAAGAGGTGGATGGTACAAATCCCTCACTAGACACCGTGAGTGAAGATGAAGACCAACAGTGCAAGTCTCCGCTGTTAAGTGGACACGCACAGCTTCAGCGGCAACAAGCAACAGACTTTTCTCAGCAGCAACAGCCCAAGTGTCTCCTTAGTCCCCGCAGCTTGGGAAGTACAGACTCTGGCTACTTCTCACGCTCTGAAAGTGCTGATCAGGCCATGAGTCCACCCAGTCCGTTTGTAAAAATAACTCCACCAGTGGACATTGATATTGCCAAGAATCTTCCCAACGTTCCTGCTGTAGTCGCTACAGTGATGCATGTAGCAACTGAGCAAAGGCCACGCGCCACAGAAGGACAGATGCGGCCACCATTAGAAGCCAGTGCACGCTCTTTGGAAGAACACATTTCAAAGTTGATATCTGACAATGAGGCAGTAGTTGACAACAAGCAGCTGGACAGTGTGAAGCCAAGAAGGACCTCCCTCTCAAGGAGAGGTAGCATAGACTCTCCTAAATCGTACATATTCAAAGACTCTTTTCAGTTTGATCTCAAACCAATTGGGAGAAGGTCAAGTTCCAGCTCAGACATCCCAAAGTCCCCGTTCACTCCCACAGATAAATCAAAGCCAgtatttcttctctctgtacCTTCTCAGTACCCGCCAATGGACTGTTTGCCAATAACAAGGAGCAACTCTATGCCTACGACACCCGGACACTCTGTTGTTCCCCTTAATGTGCCTCCCACACCCCATCCTTTGCGCATTTACCATTCATTTGATGACAAAATTAGTtcactgaatgatgatgtattttCATCGGCCCCATCCACCCCAAATCCTGCAATACATCCTCGCACCTTAGTCAGACAAGTGGCCGTGGAAGACTTCTCCACGACTGAGGGGCACTGCCTCCCAACTGTTCGTTCCATGGATGAGGGCTATCACGGTCCAAGCAATTCTGCAGAACTGATGCAGAGAAGCAGATCATTTGAACACAAtcaggacagaaacagaaagccTCAGCAGAATAAAGGCACAATGTATGAGTGTGAAACCTGTCGTAACCGGTACAGAAAGTTAGAGAATTTTCAAAAGCATAAGAAATACTACTGCTCTGAGCTCCATGGTCCAAAAAATAAGCCTACGCCTGTCAAAGAAACGGAACAGGATGTACTTCATGTTAGCGTACAGCAGCCCATGGTTGCTAGATCGACCGGTGGTCCAGGAATATTGGATCAACAAACGTCAAttaggaagagaagaaaaatgaaaagtgttggTGACGAGGATGATCAGTCTCCAACGGATACCATTCCACCTTGCTCAGTCAGTTTTGAGCTACCATCAGCTATGACAAACAGGACTTTTTCTCAGCCTCCTCTAATCGTAGACATACAGCCCAAAAACAACCAGTCAAAGCTACCTCAGATTCAACTTGTAGCAAGAGGCGTCAATGCGGCTGATTCCCGACTGTCACCAATACGGGAGACCCAGATGAGCACCTCTACTAAAGGAGAAATGCAAAGACAAGGCAGCGGTACATCAGTCATTAGACACACCAACTCGCTGAGCAGACCCAATTCCTTTGAGACAGAGTCTATCGACAGGGTCTCTCCTGTTGACAGTATGGAGAAGGATTCCCTTAATAAATCCAAAACAGACGTAACAGCAGGTGTCTCAGCTGACAGTTACCATGAAAAAATATCCCACCCCAAGAGTGTTGACTATGGAAAACAAAGGAAGGAGCAGAGCACTGATGGCACAGTGGCAGCAGCTGTTGAAAGCTCCACTCCCGTCCATCAATCTCGCCTTGTTcgccaaaacaacatccaaGTCCCAGAGATTTTGGTCACAGAGGAGCCTGACAGagaacatgaaacacagactaCTGAGCCAGGAGATAAGCCTGCAGATCAGTTCAGCTGGCCTCAGAGAAGTGAGAGTTTGTCAAAGTTACCTGCAGAGAAACTTCCCCCTAAGAAGAAAAGGATTCGCCTGGCCCAAATGGACCACTCATCAGGTGAATCCAGTTTTGAGTCCAGCCTCACACAAAGCCTCAGCAGGGACAGTAGTCTTTCTCGTTGCTCCAGCATCTCGGCCTCTTTTGACAGAGATGAGCCATCTAGGTCAGAGAGTCCTTCCAGAGGGGAGTGCGTTGGCAAGATTCCTGAACCTCACTGTTTACCAGCCGCCTTCAACACCCTTGGCGTGCCAGGAATTATGAGGCGTGCCGCATCTGAACAGATCACTTGTACTCAACCCTCTGTGGAGATTTCATGTGACTACCGTAGCAAGTCCTTTGACTGCGGAAACGTATCTCCCAGTAGGTCTCTGTCTCCTGTTGGTCAGCCAAAAAGTGCCCAAATCTCCCAGGTGCCACTTATTGAAAGGAGGCGGGGGCCATTAGTTCGGCAGATGTCCTTAAAGATAGGCCCAGAGAGTCAGCAACCTGTTCGAAAAGCTGTCCAACCTCTAGATAAACCTCTAATTGCAAATGTAAGCTCTTTTACACACAATAGATCCCATCAGATTCACATTGCCAATAGGCGCGCTATAGCTCAGCCTTTCATTCTGCAAACTGGTGAAGCACCATTACAAAAGAATGAGCAAATGGTGCAAAGCATTAATTTGGGTAGCCCAACCCAGCAAGCTCAAGTCCATGGCCTTCCACACCCTTGGCATCAAACATCAAGAGTTCAAATTTGCCAAAAGTTACAAAAGCCACTCAACCAGATCTCAGTTTGTCGcgagaatattaaaaacaaaccagttgactctgaagaaaagaaaagttttgtgCCCAAATACCAACTACAGTGTCCCGCTCTGAGAACCagccaaacattttctttctccagcacACAGGGAACTCAGATAGCCTTGCCAGTTTTGACAATACCTATTGCCAATCCAATGTTGAACATTTCCAAATCATCAGATGCAATCCAAAATGTTTATGTTGCTCAACATAATCAGCAGTCCTCTGACATTAAGACACAGACTGTTGTTTTGTCAGGTGAACAGCAAAGAGACCTGTTTGATCAAACCCACACAGGTGCTTTACCACTGCCACAGATCCTGATAACACACGAGCAAATGCACTTACCTCCCTCTATGTCCAGTAAAAATCTCTTGCCATCCAGTCACAGTGTAGAGGGTGATACTCATGCTGTACCAACtgcaaagacagacagaacTCAAACAGTGAGCACTCATAATCATACAGGAGAACCGACACCTTCTCTTGGATCTTTGCATTGCACACAGAAGCTGGCATCAGTAACTCTATGCCCACAGCAGGAACCAACAGCTTCGAGTAAACGAATGCTGTCACCCGCCAACAGCCTGGACATATACATGGAGAAGCACCAAAAGCGGGCTAAGGATGAGCACGGTGTGGCTTGTCTAACCGATGGCAGGTCGGTCAATTATCTTAATTCCAAGATGTCAGAGGTGACCCGACAACGGAAGCTGACACTCGTTAGGCAGGTTTGCACAACAGAACCAGTGGATAGTCCCATTGAAACTGAGGCTCCACCTCTGCCCCAGGTTAAATCAGATGGGGAGAAGGACTCTGAGGCTACTGATGATGTTAAACCGATGTCACCTGACAGCACTGGGCTGGAAAAAGACACAAGAACAGTTATTCACGAGGAGACAGGTCCTGCCCTGAATACAACACCTGGAAGCCAGGGCACCTCCATGCCAAGCAACAATACTCTAAAGGCCCAAGAGAAAGCTGAGGAATCGAGATGGACTCCTTCCAAATCTCCAATCAGGCCCTCAAGCTTCCACGGCGGTCAGGTGAAACTGACCACATCTGTGTCTGTGGTTAACACAAAAGACAGCCACCGCCTGTCTTTCCCCAGCCTGAAGACTGCCACCACTTTCACATGGTGTTTCCTGATGAAGAGGAAACCCCTTCATGTTCCACAGACTGACTTCAAGACTTCGGCGTACGCTTCCTGGACAGTCAACCCCAACAACCCCAACCCGCTGGGCTTGCCCACCAAGGTGGTCATGTCTCTGTTTGACTCCAAGCAGAGCACCAAGAAAATACACTACACCTCAGCCATAAAAACCTGCGGGAAATCCGATATCTTGTCTTATTCAGGCAAACTGAAAGAGGTCATGTCCAAG GTGCCAATAACCCAGAagtctgtatcagttgaaaccaGAAGTAAAGTGCAACCAGAAACTCAGGCCAGCAACGATTCGGACAAGGACTTGGCCTCTGCAACGGAACCGAGACGGGTCAAAATATTTGACGGCGG ATACAAATCTAATGAGGAGTATGTTTACGTACGTGGGCGTGGACGGGGTAAATACATCTGTGAGGAATGTGGGATTCGTTGCAAGAAGCCCAGCATGTTGCGCAAACACATCCGCACCCACTCTGATGTCCGGCCATACCACTGTGTCCACTGCAACTTCTCCTTCAAGACCAAGG GGAATCTGACCAAGCACATGAAATCCAAGGCGCACAGTAAGAAGTGCATGGAGATGGGGGTGCCCGAGGGTCTCATTGAGGATCAGGATGCAGAGGACTCTG GAGATCGCAGTCAGGTGAGCAGCGCCGACCGCCAAGATTCAGACGGAGACGACTCCGACGGCCCCGACGACGAGGAGAATGACGAcaacgaggaggaagaggaggacagccAGGCCGAGTCTGGGCTGTCCACCAACCCCTCCGTCTCTGCCAGCCCGCAGCACATCCCTTCCAAAGAGGCCGACATCCCCCCTAGCGCTCTCCTAGCCCAGATGTCAATCAGCACAGTGTCCCTCTCCTTGTCCCAGCCTCCAGCTCCTGAATCGCACACATCAGACTCTGAATCTGTCCCCATGATGAGCCCCGTTTCCCTGAGCAAGCAGATTTCCATCTCGGGGTCCTGCTACAGTCCCATGCCCTTCcccagctctcctcctcctcctcctgtaaccaccaccaccacatcagacTCCTACACCTCAGACACAGAGTCAGTGCACATGATGAGTCCAGTGTCACCATGCAGGCAGATGTCCATCGACTACCCCGACTTTGATGTCCCCCCTAGTCCCCCAGTGCCAGGCAAAGGCTCCAAGCTAGGCCAG GACACTTCTACTCCTCCTGCTGTGGCGACCAGTGAGTCGAGTATACCAGTGGACCGGAGCACGCAGACGTCCTCCTACGTTTCTCAAGTCCCGACGCACTTTCCCCTGCAGGGAGTTTCCCAAACACCGGGAACGGAGACCCACCTGTTCAGCCACCTGCCCCTGCACTCCCAGCAGCCTTCCCGCTCCTCGTACAGCATGGTCCCGGTTGGAGGGATCCAGCTGGTGCCCGCCGGCCTCGCGGCTTACTCCACCTTCGTACCAATCCAGGCGGGCCCCGTCCAGCTCACCATCCCGGCGGTGAGCGTCATCCACAGGAACACGAGCCCGTTGCCGGCCCCCAACACCCCGCCCCAGCCGGAGAGCTTGCAGACCCAGCCGCTGGTGGTGCAGGAGCCGGTCAGCAGCGTCGTTCCTTGCTTCCCCCTGGGTCAGGTCGCCGGCCTCCAGGCTCAGACGATACAGCAAGTGGGTCTGGAGACGCTTAACCTCATGGGTCTGACTAACACAGGCCTGGCATCCACGCAGCTGCTTCCCCAGCAAGGCCTCACCTTAAACGCCACCCTCGGGCTGCAGGTTCTAGCTGCCAACCCCACCTCCCAAAACAGCACGGGCCCCCAGACACACGTCCCAGGCCTGCAAATAGTTAACATCGCCCTCCCTGCGCTCATCCCTTCCCTCAGCCCCCTGTCGGCGCTCAGTCCTCTCCCCGGGTCCTCCGAGAGGCAGGGCAGCCCCGAAGCTCCCGGGGGGTTGCAGCCATCTCAAAATGAACACGGGCTTGGCTCCGCTCCACCATGCGCCCCTTTGAAGGTCAGCAGTTCTCCAGAGCTGACGttgggcagcagcagcagcagcaacagcagcagcaggctgagCCCCGGAGTCAGCGGCGGAGCAGAGCTCGCACAGACcgtggagagagaagagagaggtaaatccccacagcagcagcagcagcatccgtCACCAGCTCCGCAGCGTCAAGCAGAAAGTCCGAAACAGTTGACAGCCGAAGGAGCTAATGACCCCGCACCTCTAAGACAGCCGCCAGTGACCAGCTGGCACAAGGCAACTGATGACTATAATGAGGCATCCAGTGACGATGAAGACAGGCTGGTCATTGCCACCTGA